A genomic segment from Limosilactobacillus sp. encodes:
- the acpP gene encoding acyl carrier protein — MADNRRKEIFDKVSEIVADHFDVDRAKITDDLNLKTDLDADSIDFVEFVLELEDTFNEEIDDDEAEKLSTIGEVVDYIEEHTN; from the coding sequence ATGGCTGATAATAGACGGAAGGAAATCTTCGATAAGGTTTCTGAAATTGTGGCCGACCACTTTGACGTTGATCGGGCCAAGATTACCGATGACTTGAACTTGAAGACGGATCTGGACGCCGACTCGATTGACTTTGTTGAGTTTGTCCTGGAACTGGAGGACACCTTCAACGAGGAGATCGATGATGACGAGGCCGAAAAGCTCAGCACCATTGGTGAAGTGGTTGACTACATCGAAGAGCACACAAACTAA
- the plsX gene encoding phosphate acyltransferase PlsX, with amino-acid sequence MKIAVDAMGGDNAPKVIVEGVEQARDLYPDLEFDLYGDPAQVKPLIQNDDRLTVIATSDDITMGEEPVRAIRRKKDSSIVRAARAVKKGEADAFFSAGNTGAVLAAGIFIVGRVKGIDRPGLTSVLPIAQPGASRHNFVYLDTGANAESKEKNLVQYAYLGKFYSENVLGVANPRIGLLNNGAEEDKGDTLHKAVWQQLNSKDDLNFIGNIESGDLLFGKADVVVSDGWTANAALKATEGTAKMMLKLIKHGILHGGLRAKLGYLLLKPVFHQIGQTMNTSTYGGAVLLGLKAPVVKTHGASDALAVKNTIGQIHTMLSTGVIEKTVDFFTNNPEVDNQGKNA; translated from the coding sequence ATGAAAATTGCTGTAGATGCGATGGGTGGCGACAACGCCCCCAAGGTAATTGTGGAAGGCGTTGAGCAGGCCCGGGACCTTTATCCGGACCTGGAATTTGACCTGTACGGCGACCCCGCCCAGGTGAAACCGCTGATTCAAAATGACGACCGGCTGACGGTGATCGCCACCAGTGATGACATCACGATGGGTGAAGAGCCGGTCCGGGCCATCCGGCGCAAGAAGGACTCGTCAATCGTCCGGGCGGCCAGGGCCGTCAAGAAGGGCGAAGCCGACGCCTTCTTCTCCGCCGGCAACACCGGTGCGGTTCTCGCGGCCGGGATCTTTATCGTCGGCCGGGTCAAGGGAATCGACCGGCCCGGGCTGACCAGCGTCCTGCCAATCGCCCAGCCGGGGGCCAGCCGACACAACTTTGTTTACTTAGACACCGGTGCCAATGCCGAAAGCAAGGAGAAAAACCTGGTCCAGTACGCCTACCTGGGCAAGTTTTACTCCGAAAACGTCCTCGGGGTGGCCAACCCACGGATCGGTCTGCTTAACAACGGGGCCGAAGAGGATAAGGGTGACACCCTCCACAAGGCCGTTTGGCAGCAGCTCAATTCCAAGGACGACCTCAACTTCATCGGAAACATCGAGTCCGGGGACCTGCTCTTCGGCAAGGCCGACGTCGTGGTGAGCGATGGCTGGACCGCCAATGCCGCCCTCAAGGCCACCGAGGGAACCGCCAAGATGATGCTGAAATTGATCAAGCACGGCATCCTGCACGGTGGCCTGCGCGCCAAGCTGGGCTACCTGCTGCTCAAGCCGGTCTTCCACCAGATCGGCCAGACGATGAACACCTCCACTTATGGCGGGGCGGTCCTGCTGGGGCTCAAGGCGCCGGTGGTGAAGACCCACGGGGCCTCCGATGCGCTGGCGGTCAAGAACACGATCGGCCAGATCCACACGATGCTTTCAACCGGCGTGATTGAGAAGACGGTGGATTTCTTTACTAACAATCCAGAAGTGGACAATCAAGGTAAAAACGCATAA
- the recG gene encoding ATP-dependent DNA helicase RecG — MKSLQDSVEKLKGVGKKRVADLATLGIDTIEDLLTYYPNRYNDLRPADLSTAKDKQKITLHGRVVSEPLLTHFGYRRSRLSFRLQVDQEVVMVTFFNQPYLAKQVQLDGQVTVMGKWDARRRQVTANRLTTAAPEASNDFGAVYPVNKHVKQGMLRSLIRQAYEEYQNVIPTLLPQTLRQRYRLLDRREMLAGMHFPKDAGQAQAARRTAAYEEFFLFQLRLQAIRQAQRQEDGLRILYHNDEVKEFISGIGFELTNAQKRVVNEICADLRRPYQMNRLLQGDVGSGKTIVAAIAIYATITAGYQAALMAPTEILAAQHAEKLAKVFENTPVHIGLLTGSLTAKQHAQLRDAIKRGDVNLIIGTHALIQEDVEYANLGLAITDEQHRFGVNQRQQLREKGDHPDVLAMTATPIPRTLAITAYGEMDVSVIDELPAGRKPIKTKWFKVDKQNEALHFLREQLAAGAQAYVVSPLIEESEALDVQNATDLYEQLAKYFGDDYQVGLLHGRMSGDEKDQVMREFQEKKLQVLVSTTVIEVGVDNPNATVMIIYNADRFGLAQLHQLRGRVGRGDRQSYCLLLADPKTDEGKARMQTMVETNDGFKVAEKDLELRGSGDVLGNKQSGLPDFKVGDPVGDIKMLQIARNDAEQLLKTPHWDDVDDNQPLVLYLKRHQLETHFD, encoded by the coding sequence ATGAAAAGCTTGCAGGATTCGGTAGAAAAGCTCAAGGGCGTCGGGAAGAAGCGGGTGGCCGACCTGGCAACCCTCGGGATTGACACGATTGAAGATCTTCTGACCTACTACCCGAATCGGTACAACGATTTGCGGCCGGCCGATCTGTCGACCGCCAAGGACAAACAAAAGATTACCCTGCACGGCCGGGTCGTTTCCGAGCCCCTCCTGACCCACTTCGGCTACCGGCGCAGTCGACTGAGCTTTCGCCTCCAGGTCGACCAGGAGGTGGTCATGGTGACCTTCTTCAACCAACCCTACCTGGCGAAACAGGTGCAACTGGATGGCCAGGTGACGGTAATGGGCAAGTGGGACGCACGGCGCCGCCAGGTTACGGCTAACCGCCTGACCACCGCGGCTCCCGAAGCCAGCAACGACTTTGGCGCCGTCTACCCGGTCAACAAGCACGTCAAGCAGGGGATGCTGCGGAGCCTAATCCGCCAGGCCTATGAGGAATACCAAAACGTGATTCCGACCCTGCTCCCCCAGACGCTGCGCCAGCGCTACCGCCTGCTGGACCGCCGGGAGATGCTGGCGGGAATGCACTTCCCTAAGGACGCCGGCCAGGCCCAGGCGGCGCGGCGAACCGCTGCCTACGAGGAGTTCTTCCTCTTTCAGCTGCGCCTGCAGGCCATTCGTCAGGCCCAGCGCCAGGAGGATGGTTTGCGGATCCTCTACCACAACGATGAGGTCAAGGAATTTATCAGTGGGATCGGCTTTGAACTGACCAATGCCCAGAAGCGGGTGGTCAATGAAATCTGTGCCGATCTGCGCCGCCCCTACCAGATGAACCGGCTTCTCCAGGGGGACGTCGGCTCGGGGAAGACGATCGTGGCGGCGATTGCGATTTACGCGACGATTACCGCCGGCTACCAGGCCGCGCTGATGGCCCCCACCGAAATTCTGGCGGCCCAGCACGCCGAAAAGCTGGCCAAGGTCTTTGAAAACACGCCGGTGCACATCGGCCTCTTGACGGGGTCCCTGACCGCAAAGCAGCACGCTCAGCTGCGGGACGCCATCAAGCGGGGAGACGTTAACTTGATCATCGGGACCCACGCCCTGATCCAGGAGGATGTCGAATACGCCAACCTCGGCCTGGCGATCACCGATGAGCAGCACCGTTTTGGGGTCAACCAGCGCCAGCAGCTCCGCGAGAAGGGCGATCATCCCGACGTGCTGGCGATGACGGCGACCCCGATCCCGCGGACCCTGGCGATCACGGCCTACGGTGAAATGGACGTCTCAGTGATCGATGAGCTGCCGGCGGGCCGCAAGCCAATCAAGACCAAGTGGTTTAAGGTCGACAAGCAAAACGAGGCCCTGCACTTCCTGCGCGAACAATTAGCCGCGGGAGCCCAGGCCTACGTGGTCAGCCCGTTGATCGAGGAGTCGGAGGCCTTGGACGTCCAAAACGCGACCGACCTCTACGAGCAGCTGGCCAAGTACTTTGGCGACGATTACCAAGTGGGCCTCCTTCACGGCCGGATGAGCGGCGACGAAAAGGACCAGGTAATGCGCGAATTCCAGGAGAAAAAGCTCCAGGTCCTGGTTTCGACCACGGTGATTGAGGTCGGGGTCGACAACCCCAACGCCACCGTGATGATTATTTATAATGCGGACCGCTTCGGCCTGGCTCAATTGCACCAGCTGCGGGGTCGGGTTGGCCGTGGTGACCGGCAGAGCTACTGTCTCCTGCTGGCCGATCCCAAGACCGACGAGGGCAAGGCCCGGATGCAAACGATGGTGGAGACCAACGACGGCTTCAAGGTGGCCGAAAAAGACCTTGAGCTGCGGGGCTCCGGTGACGTCCTCGGCAACAAGCAGTCCGGTCTGCCGGACTTCAAGGTTGGTGACCCGGTGGGGGACATCAAGATGCTCCAGATTGCGCGCAATGATGCCGAGCAGCTCTTGAAGACACCCCACTGGGACGATGTTGACGATAACCAGCCGCTGGTCCTCTACTTAAAGCGGCACCAGCTGGAAACGCACTTCGATTAA
- a CDS encoding DAK2 domain-containing protein — protein sequence MAVTEITNLEFGKMVQAAADKLNKNAEFINSLNVFPVPDGDTGTNMASSMASGAKYERAENSTAVGDLSAALAKGLLMGARGNSGVILSQIFRGFAKATTGLDKLSAQDFVDAYANGAKTAYKAVMKPTEGTILTVVRESAQVGMDEVKKTNDLTKIIHAIYEASDKALQTTPDLLPVLKEVGVVDSGGQGLVFVLQAFDEALSGKVDKSEDYRPDNAEVDEMVNALDHQSVQGKLDPKDIKYTYCTQMLVRIGKGKQVTRKFDYDTFYNYLAKMGDSLLVINDDSVVRVHVHTEHPGKVLTWGQEFGDLQTIEIHNMVWQQEEIMEHDDEDDEEETPVEKAKEETAAPETAVIAVASGDGIAKLLKSLGVTHVISGGQTMNPSTQDITDAINESGAKQALVLPDNGNIFMTADQAAEVAEIPTKVVHTKTIAQAMSALLEYNPESSIDENQQNMEANMTTVASGEVTHAIRDTKIDGREIHKDDYLGIVDGKIVEADSDLTETAIKMVKQMLDEDSEIVTILVGQDGDQKTAETIKDAVAAVDDELDIQIYDGGQPVYPYLISVE from the coding sequence TTGGCTGTCACAGAAATTACGAATCTTGAATTTGGCAAGATGGTCCAAGCGGCCGCTGATAAGCTGAACAAGAACGCCGAATTCATTAACTCATTAAACGTTTTCCCAGTTCCCGATGGCGATACGGGGACCAACATGGCTTCTTCAATGGCCAGTGGTGCCAAGTACGAGCGGGCAGAGAACAGCACTGCGGTCGGTGATTTGAGTGCCGCCCTGGCAAAGGGACTGCTGATGGGTGCCCGGGGCAACTCCGGGGTGATCCTGTCACAGATCTTCCGTGGCTTTGCCAAAGCCACGACCGGCCTGGACAAGCTGTCCGCCCAGGACTTCGTTGACGCCTACGCCAATGGTGCCAAGACGGCTTACAAGGCCGTGATGAAGCCGACCGAGGGGACAATCCTGACGGTGGTTCGTGAATCCGCCCAGGTGGGGATGGATGAAGTCAAGAAGACCAACGACCTGACCAAGATTATCCACGCAATCTACGAGGCCAGCGACAAGGCCCTGCAGACGACCCCGGACCTCCTGCCGGTCTTAAAGGAAGTCGGCGTGGTTGACTCCGGTGGGCAGGGACTCGTCTTCGTTCTTCAGGCCTTTGATGAGGCATTGAGCGGCAAGGTCGACAAGTCCGAGGACTACCGACCGGACAACGCCGAGGTCGACGAAATGGTCAACGCCCTGGATCACCAGAGCGTCCAGGGCAAGCTCGACCCGAAGGACATCAAGTACACCTACTGCACCCAGATGCTGGTCCGGATTGGCAAGGGCAAGCAGGTGACCCGTAAGTTTGACTACGACACCTTCTACAACTACCTGGCCAAGATGGGTGATAGCCTCCTGGTGATCAACGACGATTCCGTGGTTCGGGTCCACGTCCACACCGAACACCCTGGGAAGGTTCTGACCTGGGGACAGGAATTCGGTGACCTGCAGACCATCGAAATTCATAACATGGTTTGGCAGCAGGAAGAGATCATGGAGCACGACGATGAGGATGACGAGGAAGAAACGCCAGTCGAAAAGGCCAAGGAAGAAACTGCCGCTCCAGAAACGGCAGTGATTGCCGTGGCCTCTGGTGATGGGATTGCCAAGCTGCTCAAGAGCCTTGGCGTGACCCACGTCATCAGCGGTGGGCAGACCATGAACCCAAGCACCCAGGACATCACCGATGCCATCAACGAGAGTGGTGCCAAGCAGGCCCTGGTGCTGCCGGATAACGGCAACATCTTCATGACCGCTGACCAGGCGGCTGAGGTGGCCGAGATTCCTACCAAGGTTGTCCACACCAAGACGATTGCTCAGGCGATGAGTGCACTGCTGGAATATAATCCGGAATCATCAATCGATGAGAACCAGCAGAACATGGAGGCCAACATGACCACGGTCGCCAGCGGTGAGGTGACCCACGCCATTCGGGACACCAAGATCGATGGCCGGGAGATCCACAAGGACGACTACCTGGGAATCGTGGATGGCAAGATCGTCGAGGCCGACAGTGACCTGACGGAAACGGCAATCAAGATGGTCAAGCAGATGCTGGACGAGGATAGCGAAATCGTGACGATCCTGGTCGGTCAGGACGGTGACCAAAAGACCGCGGAGACGATCAAGGATGCCGTGGCCGCAGTCGACGACGAGCTTGATATTCAGATCTACGATGGTGGCCAGCCGGTCTACCCATACCTGATCTCCGTTGAATAG
- a CDS encoding Asp23/Gls24 family envelope stress response protein yields MAVKIKTKAGTIDIDNDVISTVVGGAATDNYGVVGMASRNPVRDGVNQILGRENFNKGVVVRQQDNGIVVEVNIIVSYGTKISEVSKSVQAKVKYNLESMLGITADAVNVCVQGVRSMED; encoded by the coding sequence ATGGCAGTAAAGATTAAAACCAAGGCGGGCACGATTGATATCGACAACGACGTGATTTCAACGGTTGTTGGCGGTGCCGCCACTGATAACTATGGGGTTGTCGGCATGGCAAGCCGAAACCCGGTCCGCGACGGGGTTAACCAAATCCTCGGCCGCGAAAACTTCAACAAGGGGGTCGTGGTTCGGCAACAGGACAACGGCATCGTTGTGGAAGTGAACATTATCGTCAGCTACGGGACGAAGATCTCTGAGGTTTCGAAGAGCGTCCAAGCAAAGGTAAAGTACAACCTGGAGTCAATGCTCGGCATCACGGCCGATGCGGTCAATGTCTGTGTCCAGGGTGTTCGTTCAATGGAAGACTAG
- the rpmB gene encoding 50S ribosomal protein L28: protein MAKDFINGKRTRFGNKRSHALNSSRRSWKPNLQKVTILVNGKPKKVYVSARTLKSGKVTRV, encoded by the coding sequence ATGGCTAAAGATTTTATCAACGGTAAACGGACACGCTTCGGTAACAAGCGTTCCCACGCCCTTAACTCAAGTCGTCGCAGCTGGAAGCCAAACTTGCAAAAGGTAACCATTCTGGTTAACGGCAAGCCGAAGAAGGTTTACGTTTCAGCACGTACACTGAAGTCCGGTAAAGTGACTCGGGTTTAA
- a CDS encoding thiamine diphosphokinase — protein sequence MRVNIMVGGPTDLIPKDQVLKRQNETWIGVDHGASLLMDWGICPAAAIGDFDSTARTEMDRLRERVAEIRTFPPAKDFTDTQLGVATAIRDYQPDQIDIWGATGGRLDQLLANLYLPLQEDFYSYLPKIRLIDNENIVRYFLPGTYSIYEEPGLDYLAFVSLTPVRGLTLPDEKYPLVNWNGTIPFSWSSNRFTSIVNHFSFDRGIVAVIWSADLHD from the coding sequence ATGCGGGTAAATATCATGGTCGGTGGGCCGACCGATTTGATTCCAAAAGACCAGGTCCTAAAGCGCCAAAATGAAACCTGGATAGGTGTCGACCACGGCGCCTCACTGTTGATGGATTGGGGCATTTGCCCTGCGGCAGCGATCGGGGACTTTGATTCCACGGCCAGAACGGAGATGGACCGGTTGCGCGAACGCGTGGCGGAGATTCGAACCTTCCCACCGGCCAAGGACTTCACCGATACGCAACTGGGCGTGGCCACCGCCATCCGCGACTACCAGCCCGACCAGATTGACATCTGGGGGGCCACGGGTGGGCGCCTGGACCAGCTGCTGGCTAATCTCTACCTGCCGCTGCAGGAAGACTTTTATTCCTATTTACCGAAAATTCGTCTGATCGACAACGAAAACATCGTTCGCTACTTCCTTCCAGGGACCTACAGCATTTATGAGGAGCCCGGGTTGGACTACCTGGCCTTCGTTAGTTTGACGCCGGTCCGGGGATTAACCCTGCCGGACGAAAAGTATCCCCTGGTTAATTGGAACGGGACCATTCCGTTCTCCTGGTCGAGCAACCGTTTTACCAGCATCGTAAACCACTTTTCCTTTGATCGGGGGATCGTTGCCGTGATCTGGTCCGCCGACCTTCATGACTAG
- the rpe gene encoding ribulose-phosphate 3-epimerase, translating into MIKVAPSILSADYVNLQKDIEKVDRAGAEYLHIDVMDGTFVPSISYGPGFVKAIRPITKMTLDVHLMVQNPEHILPMFIDAGADIIGVQVEATQHIHRALQIIKNGGVKAEVVINPGTPVALIEPVLHMVDQVLVMTVNPGFGGQKFLPETVEKIAQLNEIKKTKGYDFDIEIDGGVNDKTVVDCYKAGATVAVAGSYVFNADDPVARIQALRDATK; encoded by the coding sequence ATGATTAAAGTTGCACCTTCGATTTTGAGTGCTGATTACGTTAACCTGCAAAAGGACATTGAAAAGGTTGACCGTGCCGGTGCCGAATACCTGCACATCGACGTGATGGACGGTACCTTCGTCCCAAGTATTTCCTACGGGCCGGGATTTGTGAAGGCAATTCGGCCAATCACCAAGATGACCCTGGATGTTCACCTGATGGTCCAAAATCCGGAGCACATCCTGCCAATGTTCATTGATGCTGGTGCCGACATCATCGGTGTCCAGGTTGAAGCAACCCAGCACATTCACCGGGCACTGCAAATCATCAAGAACGGCGGGGTTAAGGCCGAAGTTGTCATCAACCCCGGCACGCCGGTTGCACTGATCGAACCAGTGCTGCACATGGTTGACCAGGTCTTGGTCATGACCGTCAACCCAGGCTTTGGTGGGCAAAAGTTCCTGCCGGAAACGGTTGAAAAGATTGCGCAACTGAACGAAATCAAGAAGACCAAGGGCTACGACTTCGACATCGAGATCGACGGTGGGGTTAACGACAAGACGGTCGTTGACTGCTACAAGGCCGGTGCTACGGTTGCCGTTGCCGGTTCCTACGTCTTCAACGCTGACGATCCGGTAGCCCGGATTCAGGCATTACGTGACGCTACTAAGTAA
- the rsgA gene encoding ribosome small subunit-dependent GTPase A, with translation MKEGIIQQSLSGFYDVISDGEIYRTRGRGNFRKKKIKPIVGDAVEFEDGYLLKVLPRRNSLVRPPVANVDAAVVVTAAVQPDFSPNLLDRQLIALERQDITPLIYFSKTDLLDPAGYQRIAAVAAGYRQIGYPVFCNQQPFDEDQLAALKVQLKNKTVTMMGQTGAGKSTLLNHLAPDLHLATGEISQALKRGRHTTRKVSLLNVDGALIADTPGFSSYETFDMTVEELPQLFPEMARLAPECKFRGCLHIKEPHCAVKAALENGIIMNSRYDDYLQFHELIANQKPNYKK, from the coding sequence GTGAAAGAGGGAATTATTCAACAGTCCTTAAGTGGCTTTTACGACGTCATTAGCGACGGTGAAATCTACCGAACCCGCGGCCGGGGGAATTTTCGCAAAAAGAAGATCAAGCCGATCGTGGGGGATGCCGTGGAGTTTGAGGACGGCTACCTGCTAAAGGTGCTGCCACGGCGCAACTCCCTGGTGCGGCCGCCAGTGGCCAACGTTGATGCGGCCGTGGTGGTCACCGCTGCCGTTCAACCGGACTTTTCACCCAATCTGCTGGATCGGCAGTTGATCGCACTGGAACGGCAGGACATCACGCCCCTGATTTACTTTTCCAAGACCGACCTGCTGGACCCAGCCGGCTACCAGCGGATCGCGGCGGTGGCGGCGGGCTATCGCCAAATCGGCTACCCGGTCTTCTGCAATCAGCAACCCTTTGACGAGGACCAGCTTGCGGCCCTCAAAGTTCAGCTGAAAAATAAGACGGTGACGATGATGGGCCAGACGGGGGCCGGAAAATCAACCCTGCTGAACCACCTGGCACCCGATTTGCACCTGGCCACGGGGGAGATCTCCCAGGCGTTGAAACGTGGCCGCCATACCACGCGCAAGGTCAGCCTCTTAAACGTTGACGGCGCCCTGATTGCCGACACACCGGGCTTTTCCTCCTACGAAACCTTTGACATGACGGTTGAGGAACTGCCCCAACTCTTTCCGGAGATGGCTCGTCTGGCCCCCGAATGCAAGTTTCGGGGCTGCCTGCACATCAAAGAACCGCATTGTGCAGTGAAAGCGGCCCTGGAGAATGGTATAATCATGAATAGTCGGTATGACGACTACCTCCAGTTTCACGAGCTAATCGCCAACCAGAAACCAAACTACAAGAAATGA
- the pknB gene encoding Stk1 family PASTA domain-containing Ser/Thr kinase, with amino-acid sequence MNPGDVIGHRYRIIRSLGEGGMANVYLAYDTVLDREVSVKVLRLDLRDDPNTKRRFRREAMSATQLNDPHIVGIFDVGEDNGLQYMVMQYVRGTDLKQYIKEHFPIPLPQVVDIMEQVLAAVESAHAHGIIHRDLKPQNILIDENKNIKITDFGIAVAVSQNSLTQTNTLMGSVHYLSPEQARGSIATKKSDIYSLGIILYELLTGKVPFEGENAVSIAIKHFREEIPSVRKFNKKIPQPLENVVIRATAKDPIDRYDSALAMAKDLKTSLDPARANEPRLVIKHDDNGETKVLPMSKMPHHQASQPSTAASNEKKKAARPSFWRRCRRQLILVGILVGVAVVAGGSWWFLLRQVVVPNVANQTPVQAERRLKKEHLRVGNITRVTSKSVAKNHIISAEPGAKTKTRVNSTVDLKVSSGVDHLKLKHYVGKDYATTAAMLRQKGFTVNRHTTYSDTVAAGTIMKQNLRKGTVAKPHKDIIDFEVSAGKKNIKIPDFTNQDISVVQDFANKHNLQLTTQQKKSKTVATNHVISQTPKAGLTLNHGDTLTVTIANSGNQTKTTNIQINIPFDSNGGQRENRVQVYIRDANHNLTMEYQDITINQETTINVPFTLKNNQMGAYRVVRNGRTIMSATNITG; translated from the coding sequence ATGAATCCTGGAGATGTGATTGGTCATCGATATAGGATTATTCGCTCCCTCGGCGAAGGGGGGATGGCGAATGTTTACCTGGCTTACGATACGGTTTTAGACCGGGAAGTCTCGGTTAAGGTTCTCCGCTTGGATTTGCGTGATGACCCCAACACCAAGCGGCGCTTTCGGCGAGAAGCCATGTCGGCTACCCAGCTCAACGATCCCCACATCGTTGGCATTTTTGACGTGGGCGAGGATAATGGCCTGCAATACATGGTGATGCAGTACGTTCGGGGAACCGACTTGAAGCAATACATTAAGGAGCACTTTCCGATTCCGCTGCCTCAGGTGGTGGACATTATGGAGCAGGTACTGGCGGCGGTCGAATCGGCCCACGCCCACGGCATTATTCACCGGGACCTCAAGCCACAAAACATCCTAATTGATGAAAATAAGAATATTAAAATCACGGATTTTGGAATCGCCGTGGCGGTTTCCCAAAATTCGCTGACACAAACCAATACCTTAATGGGTTCAGTGCACTACCTCTCGCCGGAGCAGGCGCGGGGCAGCATTGCAACGAAAAAATCAGATATTTATTCACTGGGGATCATCCTTTACGAGCTGCTGACGGGGAAGGTGCCTTTCGAGGGCGAAAACGCGGTGTCGATCGCGATCAAGCACTTCCGGGAAGAGATCCCGTCCGTTCGGAAGTTCAATAAGAAGATTCCCCAACCGTTGGAAAACGTGGTAATTCGGGCCACTGCTAAGGACCCGATTGACCGCTACGACAGCGCTCTGGCCATGGCCAAGGACCTCAAGACGAGCTTGGATCCAGCCCGGGCCAATGAGCCCCGGTTGGTGATTAAGCATGATGATAACGGTGAGACCAAGGTCCTGCCGATGAGCAAGATGCCCCACCACCAGGCTAGCCAACCGTCAACGGCCGCCAGTAATGAAAAGAAAAAGGCTGCCCGGCCGAGCTTTTGGCGTCGGTGCCGGCGTCAGCTGATTCTCGTCGGGATCCTGGTTGGGGTTGCCGTCGTTGCTGGCGGCAGCTGGTGGTTCCTCTTGCGGCAGGTCGTCGTGCCAAACGTTGCTAACCAAACCCCTGTCCAGGCCGAACGACGGCTGAAGAAAGAACACCTGCGAGTTGGCAATATCACCCGGGTGACCAGTAAGAGCGTGGCGAAGAACCACATCATCAGTGCCGAACCGGGTGCCAAAACGAAGACTCGGGTAAATTCGACCGTGGACTTGAAGGTCAGCAGTGGGGTCGATCACCTGAAGCTCAAGCATTACGTGGGCAAAGATTACGCCACCACGGCGGCCATGCTGCGCCAGAAGGGCTTTACGGTCAACCGTCATACGACCTATTCCGATACGGTGGCGGCGGGAACGATTATGAAGCAAAACCTGCGTAAGGGTACCGTCGCCAAGCCGCACAAGGATATCATTGACTTTGAGGTGAGTGCGGGCAAGAAGAACATCAAGATTCCTGATTTTACCAACCAGGACATCAGCGTTGTTCAGGACTTTGCCAATAAGCACAACCTGCAGCTGACGACCCAGCAGAAGAAGTCCAAGACGGTGGCAACGAACCACGTCATCAGTCAGACTCCGAAGGCTGGTTTAACCTTAAACCACGGCGACACGCTGACCGTGACGATTGCCAACTCCGGCAATCAGACCAAGACCACCAATATTCAGATCAACATTCCGTTTGACAGCAATGGTGGGCAGCGCGAAAACCGGGTTCAGGTTTATATTCGTGACGCAAACCATAACCTGACGATGGAGTATCAAGACATCACGATCAATCAGGAAACGACCATTAACGTGCCGTTTACCCTGAAGAACAACCAGATGGGCGCTTATCGGGTCGTTCGCAACGGGCGGACGATCATGAGTGCCACCAACATTACCGGATAA
- a CDS encoding Stp1/IreP family PP2C-type Ser/Thr phosphatase, with protein sequence MEIAFQTDIGRRRSQNQDRVAQYTDKNGHQLVVIADGIGGNLSGDVAAEMTVKRLGHRFKLDSPENPLEAIRWFAREVQIINDQILKKSKEKMIYQGMGTTMVAAIAFEKTLVVANIGDSRGYLLHQDMLTQVTTDHSLVNELVKSGDITEDEALKLPQSNIITRAIGISPDARIEVNRFEFNPGDQLLMCSDGLFKTVEKSTMVKVLDQDISLKAKCAQLVELANAAGGPDNITVLIGKNDDQEG encoded by the coding sequence ATGGAAATTGCCTTTCAAACAGACATTGGCCGGCGGCGGTCGCAAAACCAAGACCGGGTTGCCCAATACACCGACAAGAACGGTCACCAGTTAGTGGTGATTGCCGATGGAATTGGTGGCAACCTCAGTGGTGATGTAGCCGCCGAGATGACGGTCAAGCGGCTCGGCCATCGTTTTAAGCTGGACAGTCCCGAGAACCCCCTCGAAGCAATTCGGTGGTTCGCCCGGGAAGTTCAAATTATTAATGATCAAATACTTAAAAAATCAAAAGAAAAAATGATCTATCAAGGAATGGGAACCACGATGGTGGCGGCGATCGCCTTTGAAAAAACGCTGGTGGTTGCCAATATCGGTGATAGTCGGGGTTATCTGCTGCATCAGGATATGCTGACCCAGGTGACGACCGACCATTCCTTGGTGAACGAATTAGTAAAGAGCGGTGACATTACGGAGGACGAGGCCCTCAAATTGCCCCAGAGCAACATTATTACCCGGGCAATTGGGATTTCCCCCGATGCCCGAATTGAGGTCAACCGGTTTGAATTTAACCCGGGTGACCAGCTTTTGATGTGCTCGGACGGCCTCTTTAAGACGGTTGAAAAGAGCACGATGGTAAAGGTTTTGGATCAGGACATTTCCTTAAAAGCCAAGTGCGCCCAGTTGGTTGAACTGGCAAACGCGGCTGGTGGTCCCGACAATATCACCGTTCTAATCGGCAAAAATGATGACCAGGAGGGTTGA